In the Phaseolus vulgaris cultivar G19833 chromosome 7, P. vulgaris v2.0, whole genome shotgun sequence genome, one interval contains:
- the LOC137828166 gene encoding uncharacterized protein, with the protein MEVTSAVHSVGFLHLQTHLQRLNCGELFFSTKPRKVKVPLPCHHHLHPIYSSNAKVGSSDRTSVIINSTSVTSTATSAAEGSLSEVEKIKQRCLTWQWKGEYSINYFVSSDSPQQLQANHPPLLLVHGFGASIPHWRRNIKILAQNYTVYAIDLLGFGASDKPPGFEYTMEAWAQLILDFLNEVIQKPTVLIGNSVGSLACLIAASDSSQTLVRGIVLLNCAGGMNNKAIVDDWRIKLLLPLLWLIDFLLKQKGIASAIFERVKQRENLRNVLSSVYGNKESVDEELVEIIREPANAPGALDAFVSIVTGPPGPNPVALMPNISLPVLLLWGDEDPFTPIDGPVGKYFSSLPSQQENVKLFLLEGVGHCPHDDRPDLVHEKLLPWLASLPNSE; encoded by the exons ATGGAAGTGACAAGTGCTGTTCATTCTGTTGGCTTTCTGCATTTACAAACGCACCTTCAAAGGCTTAACTGTGGAGAATTATTCTTCTCCACAAAACCAAGGAAAGTGAAGGTTCCTCTTCCTTGTCATCACCACCTCCATCCAATCTACTCAAGTAATGCCAAAGTTGGTAGTAGTGACAGAACCAGTGTCATAATAAACTCCACTTCTGTTACTTCTACAGCAACTTCTGCTGCTGAGGGGTCTCTCTCTGAGGTGGAAAAGATAAAGCAGAGGTGTCTTACATGGCAGTGGAAGGGTGAATATTCAATCAACTACTTCGTTTCTTCTGATTCTCCTCAGCAGTTGCAAGCTAACCACCCTCCCCTCTTACTTGTTCATGGATTTGGTGCCTCCATTCCTCACTGGCGCAG gAACATCAAGATACTAGCCCAGAATTATACTGTGTATGCTATTGATCTTCTTGGTTTTGGGGCTTCAGATAAGCCTCCAGGCTTTGAATATACCATGGAAGCTTGGGCTCAG TTGATCTTGGATTTCTTGAATGAAGTTATTCAAAAGCCAACAGTACTGATTGGAAACTCTGTTGGAAGTCTGGCCTGTCTCATTGCTGCCTCAG ATTCAAGTCAAACTCTTGTGAGAGGCATTGTGCTGTTAAATTGTGCTGGTGGCATGAACAACAAAGCAATTGTTGATGACTGGAGGATCAAGTTACTATTACCTTTGCTTTGGCTGATTGATTTTCTATTAAAGCAAAAGGGAATTGCCTCAGCAATTTTTGAGCGAGTTAAACAAAG AGAGAATTTAAGAAACGTTCTGAGTTCAGTGTATGGAAATAAGGAGTCTGTGGATGAAGAACTGGTGGAG ATCATTAGGGAACCTGCCAATGCTCCAGGGGCCTTAGATGCATTTGTGTCCATTGTGACTGGGCCACCAGGGCCGAATCCAGTGGCATTGATGCCAAACATATCCTTGCCTGTTTTACTTTTGTGGGGAGATGAAGATCCCTTTACTCCAATTGATGGACCTGTTGGCAAGTACTTTTCTTCACTGCCTTCTCAACAAGAAAATGTTAAACTCTTCCTACTTGAAGGGGTTGGACATTGTCCCCATGACGACAGACCTGACTTAGTACATGAAAAGTTGCTTCCCTGGTTGGCAAGTCTTCCAAATTCAGAGTAG
- the LOC137829187 gene encoding uncharacterized protein, protein MHEVLVASQARNEELNRVNEELRKTLQEREERVVGDRSAPPSPPRSFPMPFSQEIMDSVVPANTVAVKASFIGVEDPEANLTAFHTQMMLSGGGGGSDAVYCKVFMSALSGTALDWFVSIPTGHITTFQQFSKMFVVQYIVNKAPPLVSYDLFDVRQYQGESLKDFLNRFGAQIVRLPGKDEEMFVHAFKKGVLPGPFSESLIRSHPATFAEIRRRAVAHIAAESEVSEKRGNVAHAKPRAQTRFQPQRVMEAAAGKRDQRMRHPYDPKKSNGKGKGSGRPRETNRPPRYEFVMGLADLIVVPNIAARLKVPEKTTEKVLGPKPDTWCEFHKSFGHSINSCLALGYQLAELVKCSKITCWTSKRVSQQVPNLRAMKDSSTRCPSMARSTP, encoded by the coding sequence atgcatgaggtgctggtggcctcgcaagctaggaatgaagagctcaacaggGTTAACGAAGAACTGCGCAAAACCCTTCAAGAGCGGGAGGAGCGTGTGGTcggggacagatctgcacccccatccccaccgcgcagctttcccatgccattttctcaagagatcatggactcggtggtcccggCTAACACTGTGGCGGTAAAAGCGTCTTTCAttggggtggaggaccctgaggccaatctcacggcgtttcatactcagatgatgctctcagggggggggggggggtcggACGCGGTTtactgtaaggtgttcatgagcgcTCTTAGTGGAacagcgttggactggttcgtcagtatacctactggccacattaccacttttcaacagttttccaagatgtttgttgtgcagtatatagtgaacaaggcaccaccaTTGGTGTCTTATGACTTGTTTGACGTGAGacagtaccagggggagtcccTGAAGGATTTCTTGAATAGATTCGGGGCCCAGATAGTCCGCTTGCCAGGTAAAGACGAAGAGATGTTTGTACACGCCTTCAAAAAAGGTGTGTTAcctgggccttttagtgagtcacttatcaggagtcaccccgccacgtttgctgaaatccggcgacgtgctgtggctcacatTGCCGCCGAGAGCGAAGTCTCCGAGAAAAGGGGAAACGTGGCCCACGCCAAACCGCGCGCCCAGACGAGGTTCCAGCCACAAAGAGTAATGGAGGCAGCGGCGGGGAAGAGGGACCAGAGGATGCGTCATCCTTATGATCctaagaagagtaacgggaaggGGAAGGGGTCAGGGCGGCCCAGAGAGACTAATCGCCCACCAAGGTATGAGTTCGTGATGGGGTTGGCTGATCTGATCGTCGTCCCGAATAtcgctgccaggctcaaagtgcctgagaagacGACAGAAAAGGTTTTGGGTCCAAAACCAGACACGTGGTGTGAattccacaagagctttggccactccATCAACTCATGTTTGGCCTTGGGTTACCAACTCGCCGAGTTGGTCAAGTGCTCAAAGATTACTTGCTGGACAAGCAAGCGGGTCAGTCAGCAGGTTCCCAACCTGCGGGCAATGAAggacagcagcacgaggtgcccatccatggcgagatccacaccatag